The Lolium rigidum isolate FL_2022 chromosome 1, APGP_CSIRO_Lrig_0.1, whole genome shotgun sequence region ACTGTTGCTTGTTGGTTATTACGGGGAAATAGGAGGAGGCAGACGAACCTAGGAAGCCAcccacgccgacgccgacgccgacgcggcACACACGACGTCGATCGCAGCCGAATGGGAGGGAGGAGCCACGAAGCTGCGTCGCACAGCTCACCCCTACACGGCTACAACCCAGCCTGTCCCCGCCTAACCATGAGAAGCATCACCACCACACACGTGACGTGAGACCCATCCCATCCCACCGTCCCTCTcccgccggcgccttccgcgtgaCCAGCACCTTCCCTGAACCTCCCTCCTTCCTCCTCCCCCTATTTATTCCCTCACCTCCCACTCTCTCCACAGACCAACAATCCACCATCCATCACACCTCAAGAACAGAGCAACCAACCAATCAGCAAGACCACCATCAACTCACAAGTCAGACCATGGCATCGCAGCAGCAGCAGTCGGTGGGCTTCGAGGACTACCTCCCGGTGATGGCGGAGCGGCTGGGCGAGGAGGGCCTGATGCAGGAACTTGCCTCCGGGTTCCGGCTGCTGCAGGACCCGGCGCTGGGCCTCATCACCTTCGCCAGCCTCCGCCGCAACGCGCCGCTGCTCGGCCTCGGCGGCATGTCCGACGACGACCTCCGCGGGATGCTCGCCGAGggcgacttcgacggcgacggcgcgctgAGCGAGATGGAGTTCTGCGTGCTCATGGTCAGGCTCAGCCCCGAGCTCATGGACGAGCCCCGCAGGTGGCTCGACGACGCCGTCGCCCAGGCGTCACAGTTCCTCTTCACCAGTTAGAGGAGGAGCACTAGTAGTAGAGGTCGTTTTTCTTTGGTGATTCTTCAATCCGTTGTTCATAGTCAGGATTATTTCAAGAAGGCAGGCAGGCACTGTCGGTTGGATCACGGAATTCCACTTGTACTCTCTGAATTAA contains the following coding sequences:
- the LOC124665646 gene encoding calcium-binding protein KIC-like — protein: MASQQQQSVGFEDYLPVMAERLGEEGLMQELASGFRLLQDPALGLITFASLRRNAPLLGLGGMSDDDLRGMLAEGDFDGDGALSEMEFCVLMVRLSPELMDEPRRWLDDAVAQASQFLFTS